In Cryptomeria japonica chromosome 1, Sugi_1.0, whole genome shotgun sequence, the sequence atatatttaaattaatttgtcAAGTTATTTAGGAGTTGAATTGGGTTTAATAATATTTTTGGAACTGTCTTTATATAATAGATTACAATACTATAGGGAATATAAATCTAAATCAATCCATCAAAATCACTCAAGGGTTGAGTTTGGTCTAATTATATCTCTAGAGAATTTGAGCCTTAGTGGATGGTGTAATCCAGAAACATACCATCAGTATAAATCAACTTTTTGATGACATGTCAGAATTGAAAAGAAAAGGTAGAGCTAAGTACGAATAAGATAAAAGAGAGGATCACTCACAAGAATGAACTAGAATATTTCATTGTATGTTGGACATTGGAAACAAATGATACAATTGACATATAAAAGTTTGGCAATGACAACAACATTTAAGGAAATTATCTTAAGAATGTGAATGACATATAAAGATTCATAGAAaagattaattttatatatattaccACCTTTATTAAGAGTGTGGCATCTTTTTGGTTAATAACCTTCACTAGTTATGACGTTGAACTTCGTTAATAAGAATTTGAAACCTAGGAGAGACTTGATTTCTTCATACTTAGACCATCAAGCACCTTCCATGACCTTAATGCTTTTCACATTTCTCAACAATGTTGAGGAGTGCAAGCATGACTTGGTCTAAATTTGATGGTTGTCTAGTTATATTATGGTatctttattataaaatataatttgaaattacaaaatattttatcatttaagTAGGATGATTTTATTATACAATCTAAATCTAACTTGCATCATCTATTATCTATAGTAAATATAATTCATTATTAAACAATTATGAGTGTGAAGTAATGGggtaaaaaatcataaaaagtagatttatttcatggaaattaaagtttgttgtatttAAAGTAAACATTTGAAGCATTCTTATATAGAATATTACTCGCGATAACTTTAAGAATCCTCGCCATAAAAAGATATAAAAATTTGGTGAATCTTAGTCCAAGGCAATATTTTTTGTGGCAAATATACTCAATTTAAAAAAATGTggtaatcttcttcaaatttgtccatattgttgatttttgttgggGAATTTTTCCATGGTTTAAAAAATGATAATATCGCTGACTATTTTAAATAAAGCCCGCTAAAAAAATTGTATGCAGTCTTAGGAAATCTTAGCATAAGATAATAATTTTTGTGTGAGTATATGTCAATTTTAGAAAGATAAAATTATATGACTTTTTAAAAATTCATTCATATTGTTAGTTTTTGCTAATGAAGTTACTCATGATTTTAAATATATACGCTTAATGATAAAATTTACTAGAAGGAGCTCCAATATGCTTCAAAATAGAGATCGGAAGGAACACCATTAACCTATCTAGATGAATTAGGGAACAAGGAAGAAACTCCTTAGACTCATAGAAAAAAGAATACTCATTCTCATATCTACCTCAAGGCTTGTTCTCTCTTTTCTATTTGTTACCTTAACTATAGGGGAGGGCAAGCAATTAATGACTTGCATAGCCCCTTTGGGTTGATTTATTTTCATTTGATGCATGGAGTTAATGGAGCTTCTTACAAACTTTCTCCCTTCCTATTGTCCTTGCTCAGACTTCTTGAATATATTAATCTCCTTATATGGGTACTTAGGATCATGAAAGATAAAACTCTTTTTCACTTTAGGATCAATCAATATCTTTACTTTTTCATTTTATGGACAAGGTTCCCTATATAAGAGGGGTCAACTTTGACAAAGTTGCATCATTAGCCTCCCATTGATGTACACAACTAACTTCTCTATTTTTAACTTCTTCACTTAAGGCCACTTTTTCTCTTGTTGGGAGATCTTTGAATATTTTGGTCTTTCTTTTTCCAAACCATGCTATTCCTATTTTTGGTCAAACAAAACCTAGTGAAATTACCCAGCTTGTGAATGATTTGGCAAACTAGAGCAAAGTTTTCGTACTCAATTTGTGAATGTAACTACCATATTTAGAAGATAAGTGGACAAAAGATGGAACATCTTTGTCTATTTTCATACTTGATTTGTGAACCCAACTATCATATATTAGAAGATAAGTGGGAAGAAAATGGAAGATTTGTGTCCACTTCCACTTTCACATAGAATCTAGTATAAATCAAACACTTTTTATTTTGTATGATCATATTAAAAGTTATGAGTTAACAAAATGATTTGGATATtccaaacataatttcttcctcccAATCTTCTAGTGGTTGAGGAATCTTACCTAGGTTGAAACCATGTTAATGTATTGCTTCTCtagatcaaaccttggttttcattCTTCAGAAGAAACATATTTTACTAAGAAACCAAGAACCATCAACAAGAGCCCAAGCATAGTCCTTGTGGAATTAAAACACAATCAAGAATAAACTTTTGCCATCACAACAAACCCTACTTGGTTTTTTTATTATGATTTCCTTTAAGCACAACATCTAACAACATGAGAAAGATCCAAGGCACTTTCTTATTACAGTATTTTTAAGCCTTGAGGAAGATCTTTAAAAAATGTAGTaatccaaaggaagatgctttcaTCATCCACTATAGGATCCAATGAATGGGACAAAGGATTATGGATGTTCTCACATTTTAACAACTTTTTCCAAAAATTATTGCCTTCCTTGAAAGCCATTTGCCGAGCATTTGGAACTCACAACACAAGAGAAGAGGACTCGATCACGATGCCCTTATTTTGTCTTACTTTTTCCATTTAACCCCTCTAAAAAATCGCTACCTAAGAACAAGACATAAATGTATCCTTGACACTATTTCTATTTTCATCCTCCTCATTCACAATGCTAGGACTACTACAATGTATCTAATTAGAACCAACAATTTAGATTTCCACTCAAACTTTaatcaaaatttaaatatatatatatatatataaaagaaagaaTAAGTTTCTAGAGTTAAAGTAGTCCTTCTTTGAACAACATGCTGAAGAGAGATGTTCATGCGGAGTACCTCTTAGACAAAAGTCTAGAGTAGAGTACGGAGTTATATTTTATGTTGGCAAAAATAGGATTTAAGGAAAATTCTAAAACTAGTTTGATAGACACTTACAAAATGATccctttaaataaaataattgtctGCCTATCTATACATTGAAAAAACAAATTATACGTTGATTTCTTCCAAAATTTAGTGAAAATATATAACAGTATGATGTTGCCAATGACAAAAGTGTCTTAAAATATCTAAATTGTAGGTTTCACATGAAAGAACGTCAATCGGACCCACCCACAGTGAACTCACGAAGCATATACAAAACAGCCCGTTAATCGCTACTTCAGAGAAAGATGGATTTGTCCCTGCATGGTTTGAATTGTTCGATAAGATCATTGTCTATGTTTAAAAAATATTCTATACAATCTGTATTGAACTGTCCATTAGAGCCATTCCAACAAAGAGAAAAGGCAGTTTGCTTTCATTCTCTGTTAACAGTACTTCTGGCATTTAGGAATCTGTATAAAATAGAAGCTGGGGCCTGAATTCTTCAAACCCACAGTGGTTGCTGCATTCCATTCACAAAGCAGAATAGCAATGAAAGATTCTAAGGAGAAGAACTTTGTAGGGGTAAACTCTTTCCCCCCAACTCAATACTGAAACATACTAATGGGCCATTATGTTGTTTATTGAGTTTTTTGTTTCATGTTTGTGCAGTGTTGGGGGCCTAGATTGGTGGTCAGAAAATGGCTGAATATAAAGACGAAAACAGATGAATTCCATGCTGATAACATTTTTAAAGGTAGTTTCATATATCCATTTACAGAAATGGGCAAGGCAACCATTTGCAAGAATCATGATTCAGTTTACTCCTCTGGAATAAACTGAATGTATCAGGACATGCGATTGAAAGAAATGAtaacttgtttcttgtgttttggATGATCAAAACAATTTAATTATGATCTAGGTTGAATGGGCACCAACAATATTTTGTATATGTCTGCAATTTGTCAGAGTCATCAACATCAGCACATTTCAATTTGTTTTGAGCCATGTATGCTTTTCTTTGTCTATTTGATTGTCAGCGGTATTCTAGCTTTCcatgcctggtaatttgacatgTTCATAAATTATAACAATGTATAAGAAAAGATTTATTgggaatttttttgaaatatcattCAAAAGTCTGCAAGTGCATGCTTTACATACTAATTGTAATTCTCACTGTTTTTTTTCAAATCTACAGAGAAATTGTTGAACAAAACTGAATATGACATAAGGCTAAGGCCGGAGCCATATATATCCCAGGCCACGGATGTTCAAAATTTAAGGTATATTAGCCATTGAATTCAATTGATGATAAGCTATGAGGCCATCCCCGGTATTAAAAGTACAACAAAATCTATAATTTGAGACTGATTATTGTTTCAGATCATTTTTCTTGCCACGAGACAACGATAAGGTAACTTCAAGCTTTCTTGGTTGCAGGGTATTTGCGGGAACATGGAATGTTGGGGGTAAAGCACCCTTCAAAGGCCTCGAATTGGATGAATGGTTGCACGCATCATCCGCTTCAGCGGACATTTATGTTATGGGGTACAAACAAAATTTCCTCATTGCATTCAATTCAGTTCTACGAAGATAACAGCATAGACATTATTCATTCTTTTTGTAGTCAATAGTGCTTAGCTTAATGGATAATTTCTTCTGGGTAGACAGAGGTGGGAGTATTGTGAATTCGGGCCTACTCTTTGCAGGGCCAGAGTGATTACTCTTGCAATGTGGAGTGTTCCTGGGACATTTGAGTTACCAGTATGTATTTACGTACTAGAGATTTATGTATAGGGAAGGTAGATGATTGTCTCTAGCGGCCAGGGTCGTAAACTGGACACTTGGTGATCTTTTAAGTCCTCAGCCTCAACAGTtccaaataaagaaataaaaattcaAAGTATGGGGGAGTAAAACGGTTTAATTTTATGTGCAGAGGCAGACATTAAAGTCAAAAAGTAAGAGATATAAATCACCAAAACCTGAATTGCAAAGGCCAAAATCTGAGCCCCACTATTCACAAGCTTCGAATCTGAATATCTAATAAAGTGATACCATAACTACCAAGCTGAGAAACTGCTGAAACAAGATTCGAAGAATGTCAGTGTTCCTCACCATAAAACAATCAACTGAAGCCACAAAATTTATAAACAAAAAGCTGAAAACATAGTATTCAAAGTCCAAACGGTTGCCCCTAATCTTCATCATACTGTATGACAGTATCAGGGCTCAAGCTTTAGTcacaattgaaacatatgcaagcaTGAATGAGCCACTGACAACAGAAAGATTTTCTCCATAACgatttggtattttagtttttgtgTTTAATCATGCATCAAAATTATGACACTAAAATTTTGTCTTGTGAAATTTCGAAGTTCTTGTCTTCTAAATGAGGTACCATGGGTGTAGTTGGATTGGCAAGTTCGAGTTTACAACTGAGTTTTGTCATGAGATCCAGCCCTACAAGTATAAAATTTGATCCATATATATATTGTATGTAAAACAATTACCTCTTGGGTTTCCACATGAGAGGTCTCATAGAAGCAAATTGGTGTCTCACATGGCAGTGACCTAAACAAGCTGCTTACCAATTCATCTTAGAAGAGGAATTGTGTCCAACAACCACCACCATCTATCTCCATCTACAAACAACTACCAGTTGTTGCTAGCCACTTGAGAGTTGTTGGGTGTCTAATCATGGACTTCAAGGTTTTTGTGAAATGCTTTCCTGCAGCACCAAACGCTTGCATGGAAGCAATGTGTCCTATTGTTATTAACTGATGAAGATTTACCACCAATATCCTGAAAACTTAGGTTTATTAATTTTGTTTGGTGGCATTTCTTTTCGATGCTCACTCACAGGAGATGTTATGTTGCATTTGCTCCTGGTCTTGGATTCAGTTAAAAAATATCCTCAGCTTCAGTCAACCTGCTTGAAGGAAGTTGATCGTCATACAAGCCACCAATCTTCTGCCTCACTTATCCTTCAGATCCTTCACATATTCAAGTTTGAATTGGATAATGGGATCTTCTTTGGTTTTATCCATTCCATCATGGAGTTTCATCCACAAAGAAAAACAGGATACACACTTCTGAAGAAGGAAAAAAGGATCAATATACACTAATCACTGCATAAACGTAAACATATTATGCACTTCTGGGATTTCAGGAGAACAAAAAATACATTGTCTAGTTGTGAAAAGGAAATTAAGTTGTTAAATAATTATGATTGAGTTGTCCACAACTGTAAGCATAGTGTGATTTTGCATCTGATTTTCCTCCATGCGTATCGCCTTTGGCACATTGTAAACACCATATGACTGCATTGGAGCATCCAGGGGTagttttacttgcatttgtagtgcCATTATATTGATAACATAGGGATAATAGTGTAAAAATgtaacaaaagaataaaaaaaggCAATAGTAAATTATAAAAACAATTGGTAATTCTTAGGATCCTTGCTTGTCTGGACATGTTTTACTAAGGGGCCTCACTTTGTGTTTTTCAGGTTTCAGGAAATTGTGCCCTTAAATGCAGGAAATGTACTGGGTGTAGAAGACAATGGCCCTGCAGGCAAATGGCTATCCCTTATTTGCCAAACATTGAACAGGAACATAAATCAAAGTAGCAGCAGCTTATCACCTTGCAGCCAGGATGGATCAGCATGTTCATCAGACACACTAAATCGTTTCTGTTCTGATTTAGGGGAATCTGAAGTGCATAAGAATTCGAGTGGGCGAGATTCACCATGCACTGTTCTTCACTCTCCAATGTCATATACTTCCCCATCAGATAGATCTGATTCTGATGAGATGAATTACAGAATCGATTCAAGTCAACCAAATTATTATTTGGCTGCTAGCAAGCAGATGGTTGGCATTTTCCTCTGTGTTTGGGTGCGAAGTGATCTGAGACACCATGTCCGAGATTTAAAGGTCTCTTGTGTTGGTCGTGGCCTAATGGGATACCTTGGAAACAAGGTAAGAAAATAAAAATCTACTATAGCTGTTTGAACTCTTATAAGCATGCATATTCCATTGCTTCAGTTTCTTAGGTTGTATCCCATACAGTTGAAagctattaatttttaaataaaggtGAAATTTTCAAACCAAAAATGAAGGGTAGGTCTGTTATTTGCTATAATTGTTATAAAAAATCCTACACAGAGCAGCATTATAAAGAGATATTAAAGTCTATCTATACATCTCTAACATTCTATTAAGCTTTTAGGAAGGGTTATCCAATGACATTACCTTGTACAAGAAAGTTATTTATATTTTCGTGTAACTAACAAGAATGGATAGTTGGGCATTGTACATTATAACAGGGTTCCATTTCCATCAGCATGTTATTCCATCAGACAAGTTTCTGCTTTGTTTGCACTCATTTAACATCAGGGGAGAAGCGGGGTGATGAGATACGGAGGAATTTTGATGTTACAGAGATCATACAGAAGACACACTTTCGACAATATGACAAGATTTTGGCACAGAAAATTCCAGAAAGCATTTTGGAGCATGAGTAAGTCTCAATTATGTAGTTTTATTCTCTATAATGCATCAATAGAACTGGGTGATATTTGGTTTTATATGTTTAGTTGTTATGCTATATCATTCTTCACGGTAACATGCAGGAACAAGGAGATGAATCACTAAACTAAGCTATGTTATTCAAAACAAGTTCCAAAtgaaaaaaacaaccaaaaaaaaaaagaaatcttcACAATATCCTCTACAGTGCATTGCATTGGCTTTCTAAGGGACGTTGATTTTCTAATTTGACTTTGTAATTTTATTTGGCAGTCAAATTATTTGGCTTGGGGATTTGAACTATCGTCTTGCACTTCATTACGATGACAGTAAAAAACTGATGGAAAAAAATGACTGGGAAGCTTTGTTAGAGAAAGATCAGGTAGGTACTAAATCTCCACAAAGACATTAAATTGCAGTGGATGAATAGTAAGTAGTTTAACTGCTTCAAACTTTGTTTTTTTTAGAGCCCAATACTCAATCTAATCTGGGATTTTCATGGCAGCTTCGAATTGAGAAAAAAGCAGGACGCATATTTAAAGggtggaatgaaggaaaaataTATTTCCCTCCTACGTACAAGTACTGCAGGAATTCAGAACACTATGTGGGAGAAAAGATTAGATCAAGAACAAAAAGACGTACACCGGCATGGTAGGGGCAATTTAATCTACTTCACAGTATTGTACTATAACTGATGAGATAAGCTTCTGCTCCTACAAGTTAGCCTCGAGAAAACATATACTCTGCCTTTCACAACAACTCCAATTATAGACTATTCTTGTGATTCATAATCAGGACTATAAACAGTAACAAGACAAGGTGCAGAAATTAAATGTGGAAGAAACAGGTTCAGGTTATACCAAGCAAAATATGTGGCACCATTTCCTTTATTCATGATCAAGAACAAATACAGAACTGAACACACAGTATAACAAGCCTTAGAAGCACCGAATGAAAACAATATCACTTCTCAGATCCATCACTAACTCGAATACCTCTGACCACCTATTATTCCTAAATCACTTGTcacattttaaaaagaaaaactatACCAAACTAACAAAACTCCTACTGAGACCCAAAGACCGGTTAGCTACTAAAGACCACAACAGCTACCATGACAAGCCACACAATTAGGCAGAAGAGTGGGAGGCTCTGCCATAAAGAGGGTGGTTACAACATCCTCCTCCCCTATGAAGCACTGAATTCGGTACATTTCATATTGAATTTCATTGCTACCAGTATAAAGGTGTAGGCCATCTAGTAGTCTTATCTTCAAAGTATTCACATGGGATTTCTTGGCATAATCTGGGCCACCACAAAAACTTTCAACCCATGCTCTTCCAAGGTCACAAGTCTGGTGTTGAATCCACCATCTGGTTGGGCAGGCAAAGCTAGGTGGAGTCTTTAACGTGGAGCTGACCAAATAAGTGCTGCTACTACCACCCACATACCTAGCACTTTGTCCCTTGTTCCAATCATGCTTCGTATCACTGCTCTCAAATTGAGTTAATTTGTCACCTTTGACCAAACTCTCGATGACGTTCTTGAAGCATTTTTCGTGATCTTGCTAATACTCCAATAATTCAATAGCCCTCTCCATCCAGTGAGAATTACTAGCAAGTTCTTCCAATATTTCCTTCAAATTGGCATCTATCCGTTGAGGTTCGCTTTTAACCTTGCTGGTTTCATCTCATTGTAGCTCCACTTCATTCTGATCAACTCTTTGTTGTACTGCACTCTTCAAGTCATTTGTACTTTTGCTAGAGGAGACAAAACTGCCATTCCAAATGATCTTTCCTCTTTCCATGGTTTTAGGAGGTGTCTCCTTCTCTCATATGTGCCTCGTAAGTGTTCTTTCTAACCATGATGTATTACTTTCCaatcatattgccaaggtcttcccaatagcAAATGGCATGCATTCATTGGCACTACCTCACATAGCACTCCATCCCCATAAGGGTCAATTTTGAAAGCAACAAGACAAGATTTAAAGTACACTATAATCCTTCTTCAACCACGAAATTTTGTAAGGGTTAGATTGTGCAATGCAAGCAAGCTATAGTTTGCTCACCATTTTTGTACTCGCCTATTGGTAGAGCCACCATCAAcaatcaccttgcacactttgtcCTTCCACCTGCATTTTGTTCTAAAGATGGTTCTTCCTCTTCCAATCATCTTTCGGAGCCTCTTTGTTCTCAAATATCAAGGggattatttttcttctttctagGCTACCATTGCCCGTTTGGGACTTTAAGGGTAGTCTGCAGCCTTATGGGATTCACTACATATAGAACATCTGAAAGCTTCCAATCTCTACAGGTTGTTCTGTTTCCCTACCTTCTCTTTCCCTACCTTTGAAGCCCCCCCTTCCTTTGTAGTCAACTTTTCATATTCTTTAATCTTCACTCATAATAGGTTCTATGAAACTTATCCTCTGGTCTAGTTGCTATCACCTCTTTTACTCACCATTTTATTTTTCTAGTTCAATTTCTCCTGTGCCTATAAGGCATATTCTTAAGTCTCGTCCATAGTAGGTACTTTCACCAATAACAGTTCATCTTGAAGTTGAAACTTAAGACCGTTAACATTACAGGCTGCAACTTTCCCTTCCTTCTCCTGTATATCCATCCACGTTTGAAGCCTCATAACTTGCTCACTGTAACCCTGCATCGACTGATCCCTTtgctttaattttttaaatttattaaataacttTTGCTGCTAATCAGAAGGCAACAATCAAGCTCGTAGATATTTCACAATCTTAGGCTATAGTCTGATTTTGTTCTGTCCTTGTCTTCTTCTCAAGCTCTGCATGTTCTCCCACCATAGAGCTAAATGCAATTTCAATTTAGATGCTACAATTTTTACTCTTTTAGTATCATACTCATCCATCACTTCCATCTTGATGTACTTCTACAACTCCTAGACCTAGTCTAAGAGTGAATTTGGGTTGAGTTCACCCTTTCTTGGAGCCTTGTCTGGTCATGGCTTCAATCAGCCTCTCCATAGGGTATACTGCCCTAGCAGCATTTCTCAGATTCTCCAGTTCCTCTTTAGACTAATCCAGATGTAATGCGGCCTCAATGACTTCTAACCTCTAAAGCCATTCATCAACATTTCTTGGAAGGCCTGCATTCCACCTGCCCCTCCTCCTCCAATTCATATAAACTCCCCTCCAAAACTAATGAAGATAAGCCTCAAGAAAACATATACTCTGCCACACACATCAACCCAAACAGAAGACTATGTTCTTGCAATCATACTCAGGACTATAAACAGTAGCAAGACAAGATGTACAAATTAACTGTGGAAGAAACATGTTCAGGTTATACCAAGCAGAAGATAAGCCATTGATTCCTTTATTTATGATCAAAAACAGATACAGCACTGCATGCACAGTATAGCACACCTCATAACCGTTGAAGAAAACAACACTCAGCACCATCACCAACTCTAACACCTCTGACGCTTTTAGCATTCCTACATCGCTTGTCACATTCTGAAAAGAAAAACTACACCAAAACAACAAAATTCCTAACGAAACTCACAGGCTGAGTAGCTATCAATGGAAAAGCCCCCTTAAAAGAAAGCTACCACAACAGTCTGTTAAGTTCTCAAGCATAAGGATTGCTTTCACATATCAACCTTGTTTGGATGGACTACATCGATGAAAATAAGTTAATCGCTCAGATATGTTACTATTTCAGTTTAAGATTTAAACATTCAATTTATATTTActtatgcatttaatcattgtttGTTCTGCAGGTGTGATCGTATACTTTGGTATGGTAAAGGCTTAAGGCAACTCTCTTATGTCCGTGGAGAATCAAAG encodes:
- the LOC131075740 gene encoding type IV inositol polyphosphate 5-phosphatase 6-like — translated: MKDSKEKNFVGCWGPRLVVRKWLNIKTKTDEFHADNIFKEKLLNKTEYDIRLRPEPYISQATDVQNLRVFAGTWNVGGKAPFKGLELDEWLHASSASADIYVMGFQEIVPLNAGNVLGVEDNGPAGKWLSLICQTLNRNINQSSSSLSPCSQDGSACSSDTLNRFCSDLGESEVHKNSSGRDSPCTVLHSPMSYTSPSDRSDSDEMNYRIDSSQPNYYLAASKQMVGIFLCVWVRSDLRHHVRDLKVSCVGRGLMGYLGNKGSISISMLFHQTSFCFVCTHLTSGEKRGDEIRRNFDVTEIIQKTHFRQYDKILAQKIPESILEHDQIIWLGDLNYRLALHYDDSKKLMEKNDWEALLEKDQLRIEKKAGRIFKGWNEGKIYFPPTYKYCRNSEHYVGEKIRSRTKRRTPAWCDRILWYGKGLRQLSYVRGESKFSDHRPVYSVFMAEVEMLNKNKSEKGLMSLGARFQEEDLLPKTKSCH